DNA from Arthrobacter sp. SLBN-112:
ACATGAACATCTACGGAGACTGGGGCAACGCCCTGGTCCTGAAGCGCCGGATCGAATGGCACGGTTACACCCCTGAACTGCTGGAGTACAACGTGGGCGATCCCTTTCCCGAGGGCGTGGACATCGTTGTCGGCGGCGGGGGCCAGGACAGCGGGCAACTGGTGATCCAGGACGACCTGCAGGCACGGGCCGGCCAGCTCAAGGAACTGGCGGAGGACGGTGCGCCGATGCTGGTCATTTGCGGTCTCTACCAGCTTTTTGGCCAGTACTTCAAGACCCGCACCGGCGCCGTCATTCCCGGCATCGGCATCCTGGACGTGGAAACCCACGGCACCGATGAGCGCCTGATCGGCAACGTCAAGGTCTCCACTACGGAGTTCGGGGAAGTCCTGGGCTACGAAAACCACAGCGGCCAAACCACTCTGGGCAGCGGTGTGCGGCCACTCGGTACCGTGGCCAAGGGAATGGGAAACAACAGCAACGACGGCCATGAAGGGGCCCGGTACCGCAACATCGTTGCCAGCTACCTGCACGGCTCCCTTCTGCCCAAGAACCCCGCCATCGCCGACTTCCTTATCCGCACCGCGGCGGAGCGGAAGTTCGGCAGCTTCTCCCCGGGCAACCCGGACGACGGCTACGCCGTACTGGCCCGTGAGCACGCTGTCCGCCGGCCCCGCTGACCTGGGACACTCCCGACCTTAACCACCGCTGAACGGCAACCCTGCCGGACTGGCAGATCGCAGGTCACCGCCACTGGAAATACTCCCGGTGAATGTTGGCCCTGCGAACACCTGCGCCCCGGAAGGCCTTACGGAACTGCCGCAGCATGGCGTCCGGTCCGCCCATGAATACCGAGAGCTCGCGGGCTTCGGTGCCCACGGCGGCCAGGACCGCCTCCGGGGTCAGCCGTCCGTCCCTCCCGGTGTCCACTAAGTGGACCGTGAGCCGTGGCTGGTTCCGGGCGATGGCAGAGATCTCATCGGCAAAGGGGGACGGGCCCGCTGAGGTGACGAAGAAGTGGACATCGTCGTGGAGCTCGCCTTCCAGGGACCGCAGCCAGCTGAGGAAGGGCGTGATTCCCACACCGCCGGCGATCCAGACCTGATGCGCTGTTCCGCGGTGCCGGTCAAAGCGTCCGTAAGGTCCACCCACTACGGCGGGCATACCCGGCTGGACCACGTCCGGAAGCCTGGCCGTATGGTCGCCCAGCGCCTTGACCGTGATGCTGATTCCGCCTTCCAGCGCCGGCCCCGAGATGGAAAACGGGTGCCGCTGCCAGCCGTCCGCTGTTTCCAGGTAGACCATGGCGAACTGCCCGGGTTTGAAGGCCAGCGGCCGGCCCAAGGGACGCAGTGCCACTTCCACCAGGTCCGGCGCAACGGGCCGGACCCCTGCCACCTGGTAGTCGTGGTGGGGCAGGAAATGCCGTGCCAGCAGTTCGCGGTAGGCATAGAACCCCAACCCGGTTCCACCGATGGCCACGTAGCTCCAGCGAAGCGCGGGCACAGCCTCAAACGCACTGGCGTCGAGGAGGCCGTGCAGGAACCCGGCGGCCAGGAACAGGCCCGTCAGCCGGTGGAAGCCGCGCCACCGCTCGTAGCCGCCCAGCAGCCGGGCGGCCAGCTGGACCGGCCTGGTCCTCAACGAGGTGCGGACCAGCCCGCGGACAGGCGCGGGAAGCATGGTCCGCCAGCGTGGCAGGACTGCCCATACAACCAACGCGGCGAGCCCGCTGATGGCAATCACGGCCAACGTTTTGCCCACGCTGGTTGCCTCCGGATTGGCGGCAAGTTCGATATGGGGCAGCAACAGGATGGTTGCCGTCATCGCCGCCCTGCGGTGCCAGATGGCGGCGTGGTCAATGCCGCCGAAAACCGGCTCAACGTGGGGCAGGGTGCTGACCAGGACCAGCGCGATCGAATACAGCAGGACGGATTCGCCGCCGAAGAGTTGCCCTACGTGCCCCAGGACGGGTTCGCCCGCAGGCCGAGCGAGGAACCAGAAGACGCCGTAGGCCCCCGCCAGCACCACGATTGCGCCCGGACCAAGCCACCGGAACGGCATTCCCAGGAAGACGGTTCCCTGCCCGGCGCCACCCTTGGTCATGGCCACGGTCCTTTCATCATGACAAACCGTTGCGCGTCCCCTGCAGGAGACGGTAGATGCGGTCCGGGGCGGACCGTATAGCGGCCATTGTAGGGTTACCAGCTGGGAGGACGTGCCCAGCCCCACAATTGAGAAGCCTGTCCCGCTGTGAAAGGTTTAGCCCATGACCAATCCGCTCCTTGCCGCCAGTCCGCTGCCCTACGGCCTGCCGCCCTTCGAAGCCCTCGCCGTGGAGCAGTACCGCGAAGCCATCGAGGCAGGATTGTCTGCCCAGCTGGACGAGATCAAGGCCATCACCGGCAATGCCCAACCAGCCACGTTCGAAAACACCGCCCTGGCCATGGAACGCTCCGGGCAGTTGCTGAACCGCTCGGCCGCGGCGTTCTTCACCTTGGTGTCCGCCGACGCAACAGAGCAGATCCGGGAGCTCGAAACGGAGCTGTCCCCGCGGTTCTCGGCCCATCAGGATGAGGTGTTCCTCAACAGGGCGCTGTTCGATCGGTTTGCCGCCATCGATACGGAAAAATGCGATCCCGAGTCCTCCCGCCTTGTAGAGGAGTACCTCAAAGAGTTCCGCCAATCAGGCATCCAGCTGGATGCACCGGGCCAGGAACGGCTGCGCGCCATCAACGCCGAACTGGCACGCCTGGGTACCGAGTTCGGCCAGCGGGTCAAGGAAGGGATGAAGTCCGCCGCACTGCTGCTGGACGACGCGGGGGACTTGGCCGGCCTGCCGGCCGACGACGTCGCCAGCGCCGCGGAAGCAGCCCGCGCCGCCGGTCAC
Protein-coding regions in this window:
- a CDS encoding ferredoxin reductase family protein codes for the protein MTKGGAGQGTVFLGMPFRWLGPGAIVVLAGAYGVFWFLARPAGEPVLGHVGQLFGGESVLLYSIALVLVSTLPHVEPVFGGIDHAAIWHRRAAMTATILLLPHIELAANPEATSVGKTLAVIAISGLAALVVWAVLPRWRTMLPAPVRGLVRTSLRTRPVQLAARLLGGYERWRGFHRLTGLFLAAGFLHGLLDASAFEAVPALRWSYVAIGGTGLGFYAYRELLARHFLPHHDYQVAGVRPVAPDLVEVALRPLGRPLAFKPGQFAMVYLETADGWQRHPFSISGPALEGGISITVKALGDHTARLPDVVQPGMPAVVGGPYGRFDRHRGTAHQVWIAGGVGITPFLSWLRSLEGELHDDVHFFVTSAGPSPFADEISAIARNQPRLTVHLVDTGRDGRLTPEAVLAAVGTEARELSVFMGGPDAMLRQFRKAFRGAGVRRANIHREYFQWR
- a CDS encoding type 1 glutamine amidotransferase, translated to MNPAEAVAAGGQSKGTIRVVQLYPRDMNIYGDWGNALVLKRRIEWHGYTPELLEYNVGDPFPEGVDIVVGGGGQDSGQLVIQDDLQARAGQLKELAEDGAPMLVICGLYQLFGQYFKTRTGAVIPGIGILDVETHGTDERLIGNVKVSTTEFGEVLGYENHSGQTTLGSGVRPLGTVAKGMGNNSNDGHEGARYRNIVASYLHGSLLPKNPAIADFLIRTAAERKFGSFSPGNPDDGYAVLAREHAVRRPR